One window of Mediterraneibacter butyricigenes genomic DNA carries:
- a CDS encoding InlB B-repeat-containing protein, with product MKKRILSGLLVAAMLLASLPTAAFAADDTNAEALDTGETQTILPQSEEDAEQSTVTAPSYEVSTTAELSNALTQIATRAEDEATIVLKADVTLPNDATSGYISFFGANGKHITVKSDEGEMKKLSFPSYGVLTGDCTFDNVNVTGSRLFCNGYHTIFTENSQIHLSETLYGGGYKTTVDSTYVVIAASGSINPSSSSGLHDVIGGSYQGSVEGDTYLEITGDIQMQSGNHLNPGCMTGDGSSGDGRDVPDVYVGGNATLIYDNKSSTASPAIEGTYGCEMKGDVTLDVRAGCVAGIVGTEEPVDKSIIRGNLHIIAGNPAYENTDRILRLGSNWPIVGAGHLFAAMPGAVGNYAINGNIVIDTYENVWAWDKGTEPDSYDLPNIYGALRGNVGGSITINVHGSHVEDITGADRSNVTGNVTINAVNAELKNSYYEDEDYDEGDIYANYSSIINGKCSINVDGGDVNIIQLTNFEQINEGSQITITGSPKIRTGVVSTSNYDTTPENVAVTLTDCTATIPFIQSSTHTHVTNNSDVKLNGLWLTGSLTVDEGSILKTDDLDDMELSGNVVVNGTWEQLFTNSSRAAAYDVTIEGTMTVGTGGKYIGHGSTHVAGDVSSCGMMALMKPSEFGGNYAGTNAELRLPAVVTNYTAADIPLKIGGLSTGTTTVNTVDPTNWQTLKKPALGDNYILSKKNTDAPAQDVFVLGNADAVGDGWFLKRMSDANGSNDYYMWQVANGVRVIFDKNGGDTEASPRIMSQEKVAGSANHFDLPTTNPTRTGYLFNGWNTKADGTGDAFTATTDVKNNMTVYAQWKPDEAYAVKIAPMNLTVYVGGDGYHGVIGEDGKFAANDLPDIGFYITLPDDINTMLGGTDENPVDLSDKLRLTSDDDNGTMRSWSLELYSDESKSHVMENGRRVYIYKLRQIDDGEETVPRVQFTGADGSVMTESKFQALLTDQFRNYKISVYQGLLDEQIYKATLTADGQTFTRPIKLGTGTLKVRGNNDTTYRAIENNTIPSVNPQEKDIMLVSTAQTDTQYYINNSGISASSDGVKLMVDHSLDDALLSAYINRTSNTEGKYSYQFRYLDLVDTSNGNTYVTMGAGQKMNLYWPVPSDAKSNSEFRIIHFKGIDRDSDADVNELLTTRIPEELTCETVTIGGQKFVKFAVDSFSPFALLYEKDTSTPTQPSGGEAPNQPGTPDTPVTPNQPNTPDVPSNPGTPDRTPKTGDTMNLALWLSLMGLSLAGLFGSLIVVKKNSYRGKRMK from the coding sequence ATGAAAAAACGAATCCTATCAGGGTTGTTAGTAGCGGCAATGCTACTCGCATCATTGCCAACAGCCGCATTTGCGGCGGATGATACGAATGCTGAAGCACTTGACACCGGTGAAACCCAAACGATCCTACCTCAATCAGAGGAGGATGCGGAGCAGTCGACTGTCACCGCACCAAGCTATGAAGTATCTACTACAGCTGAACTCAGCAACGCGCTGACGCAGATTGCGACAAGAGCCGAGGATGAAGCGACCATTGTACTGAAGGCGGATGTAACGCTTCCCAACGACGCTACAAGCGGATATATTTCATTTTTTGGTGCGAATGGCAAGCATATTACTGTGAAAAGCGACGAGGGAGAAATGAAGAAGCTCTCCTTTCCTTCTTATGGTGTTCTGACCGGTGACTGCACCTTTGATAATGTCAATGTGACCGGCAGCAGACTGTTCTGCAATGGCTATCATACAATTTTTACGGAAAACAGTCAGATCCATTTAAGCGAAACACTCTACGGCGGCGGCTACAAAACAACAGTAGACAGCACCTATGTGGTGATTGCCGCCAGCGGCTCTATCAACCCGTCCTCTTCTAGTGGTCTGCACGATGTGATCGGCGGCTCCTATCAAGGCTCCGTTGAGGGTGACACCTATTTGGAAATCACGGGCGATATTCAAATGCAGAGCGGCAACCATCTGAACCCCGGCTGCATGACGGGCGACGGCAGCAGCGGCGATGGCAGGGATGTGCCCGATGTCTATGTTGGCGGCAATGCTACGCTGATTTATGACAACAAAAGTAGTACCGCGTCTCCTGCAATTGAAGGCACATACGGCTGCGAAATGAAGGGGGATGTTACTCTGGATGTTCGTGCAGGCTGTGTGGCGGGCATTGTCGGTACGGAGGAGCCGGTCGATAAATCCATCATTCGTGGTAATTTGCATATCATTGCAGGTAATCCTGCTTATGAGAATACCGATCGGATTCTTCGGTTAGGTAGCAACTGGCCGATTGTCGGCGCAGGTCATCTTTTTGCAGCCATGCCCGGTGCTGTGGGCAATTATGCCATCAATGGCAATATTGTAATCGACACCTATGAAAATGTATGGGCATGGGACAAAGGAACTGAGCCCGACTCGTATGATCTGCCAAACATTTACGGAGCCCTGCGCGGTAACGTAGGCGGCAGCATTACGATTAACGTGCACGGCTCCCATGTGGAAGATATAACCGGGGCGGATCGCTCTAATGTTACTGGTAATGTAACGATCAATGCAGTGAATGCGGAGCTGAAAAATTCGTACTATGAAGATGAAGATTACGATGAAGGCGATATTTATGCAAATTACAGCAGTATAATCAATGGTAAATGCTCCATCAATGTGGATGGCGGCGATGTAAATATCATCCAACTGACAAACTTTGAGCAAATCAATGAAGGCTCTCAGATTACAATTACAGGCAGTCCGAAAATCCGCACTGGTGTGGTTTCTACTTCTAATTATGACACAACCCCGGAGAATGTAGCTGTTACGCTGACCGACTGTACTGCAACAATTCCGTTTATTCAATCATCCACGCATACCCATGTGACCAACAATTCTGATGTGAAATTAAACGGCTTATGGCTCACAGGCAGTTTGACAGTTGACGAAGGCAGTATTCTCAAAACCGATGATTTAGACGATATGGAACTGTCTGGCAATGTGGTCGTAAACGGTACATGGGAACAGCTTTTTACCAACAGCTCGAGAGCAGCGGCCTATGATGTCACGATTGAAGGGACGATGACAGTTGGGACAGGCGGTAAATATATTGGTCACGGTTCAACTCATGTTGCTGGTGATGTAAGTTCCTGTGGCATGATGGCGTTGATGAAGCCGTCTGAGTTTGGCGGGAACTATGCAGGCACAAACGCAGAGCTGCGCTTACCGGCAGTCGTGACGAATTACACAGCTGCTGATATCCCGTTGAAAATCGGCGGCCTTTCCACCGGCACCACCACGGTCAACACGGTGGACCCCACCAACTGGCAGACTCTGAAAAAGCCTGCACTTGGTGACAACTATATCCTCTCAAAGAAAAACACAGACGCCCCCGCGCAGGATGTGTTTGTACTGGGCAATGCCGATGCCGTGGGAGACGGCTGGTTCCTCAAGCGCATGTCCGATGCCAATGGCTCGAACGATTACTATATGTGGCAGGTGGCAAACGGTGTCCGCGTCATCTTCGACAAGAACGGCGGCGATACCGAAGCCTCTCCGCGTATTATGTCGCAGGAGAAGGTTGCAGGCAGTGCAAACCATTTTGACCTGCCGACGACCAATCCGACCCGTACCGGCTACCTGTTCAATGGCTGGAATACCAAGGCGGACGGTACAGGCGATGCCTTTACCGCTACGACCGATGTCAAAAATAATATGACTGTCTACGCGCAGTGGAAGCCGGATGAAGCGTATGCCGTTAAAATCGCACCGATGAACCTGACGGTTTATGTCGGCGGTGACGGCTATCACGGCGTGATCGGTGAAGATGGCAAGTTTGCTGCGAATGATCTGCCGGATATCGGTTTCTATATCACTCTGCCGGACGATATTAACACAATGCTCGGCGGTACAGATGAAAACCCGGTTGATTTGAGCGACAAACTACGACTGACCTCTGACGACGACAACGGTACAATGCGCAGCTGGAGTCTGGAGCTGTACAGCGATGAAAGCAAGAGCCATGTTATGGAGAACGGACGTCGGGTCTATATCTACAAGCTCCGCCAGATCGACGACGGCGAGGAGACCGTCCCCCGCGTACAGTTCACCGGTGCGGACGGCTCGGTCATGACTGAATCGAAGTTTCAGGCGCTGCTCACCGACCAGTTCCGCAACTACAAGATCAGCGTGTATCAGGGTCTGCTGGATGAACAGATATACAAGGCGACTTTAACCGCGGATGGCCAGACCTTCACCCGTCCAATCAAGCTGGGCACTGGCACGCTGAAGGTCCGCGGCAACAATGATACGACTTATCGTGCTATCGAGAACAACACGATTCCGAGCGTTAATCCGCAGGAAAAGGATATCATGCTTGTCAGCACTGCACAGACAGACACGCAGTATTATATCAATAACAGCGGTATCAGCGCATCCTCTGACGGTGTAAAACTGATGGTCGATCACAGTCTGGATGATGCACTTTTAAGTGCGTACATCAATCGAACCTCCAACACCGAAGGCAAGTATTCATATCAGTTCCGTTATCTCGATCTGGTTGATACCTCAAACGGCAATACCTACGTTACCATGGGTGCTGGTCAGAAAATGAACCTGTACTGGCCGGTCCCCAGCGATGCAAAGTCAAACTCTGAGTTCCGTATCATCCACTTTAAGGGCATCGACCGCGACAGTGACGCTGATGTGAATGAACTTTTGACCACTCGTATTCCGGAGGAACTGACATGTGAAACGGTTACAATCGGCGGACAGAAATTCGTTAAGTTCGCAGTTGACTCCTTCTCTCCGTTCGCACTGCTATATGAAAAGGATACGTCTACGCCAACTCAACCATCCGGCGGCGAAGCTCCGAACCAGCCGGGCACCCCGGATACCCCCGTCACACCGAATCAGCCGAACACCCCGGACGTGCCGAGTAACCCCGGTACGCCGGATCGTACCCCCAAGACAGGTGATACGATGAATCTGGCGCTGTGGCTTTCCCTGATGGGACTGTCTTTGGCTGGATTGTTTGGTTCACTGATCGTTGTGAAAAAGAACAGCTATCGTGGCAAACGGATGAAATAA
- a CDS encoding S8 family peptidase has product MQDQKIENLLNLALDATAEERERSLELDVGYEPAERTWELIVKYSGSLEAVRALGASVTELLNEYAVILIEESQIDRLSEIPEIEYIEKPKRLFFQVAAGRAASCIFPLQSESTEDRGNDREGTGRSNLKGRGVLVAVLDSGIAYESRDFRHEDGSTRILNLWDQTIPGNPPKGYGRGTEYTKVQIDEALRLQNPEERRQRIPSSDFSGHGTPVAAIAAGNGGGRGTAYAGVAPESDLLVVKLGNARQEGFPRTTELMMGLNYVVEKALEYRRPVAVNLSFGNTYGAHDGNSLLERFIDDLSNYWKSVICVGSGNEGNSAGHTAVQLETGRSQEVQFAVSAGEPVLNVQIWKNYTDEIEIVLESPSGQRAGPIQERLGTQRLTLDGTEILLYYGKPSPYSTNQEIYLDFLSANAYVADGIWKIYLIPRKLVLGTVAFWLPSQAVLNRETAFLFPRQNTTLTIPSTAQRVITVGAYDARTLSYADFSGRGSVSQLVRAEETTAIGGWKPDLCAPGVGVVTLASAGIYREFSGTSFATPFVTGSAALLMEWGIVRGNDPFLYGEKVKAYLRRGAKALPEMERVPDNREGFGRLCLEGSLPG; this is encoded by the coding sequence TTGCAGGATCAGAAGATAGAAAATCTGTTAAATCTTGCGCTGGATGCGACGGCGGAGGAACGAGAACGTTCTTTGGAACTGGATGTGGGCTATGAACCGGCGGAGCGAACATGGGAACTGATCGTAAAATATTCGGGAAGCCTTGAAGCAGTTCGAGCCCTTGGAGCATCCGTAACAGAACTTCTCAATGAATATGCAGTGATTCTGATCGAAGAATCTCAGATCGACCGTTTGTCTGAGATTCCGGAAATTGAATATATTGAAAAACCAAAACGATTGTTTTTTCAGGTGGCAGCAGGACGTGCAGCCTCCTGTATCTTTCCGTTGCAGTCGGAAAGCACAGAAGACAGAGGCAACGATCGCGAGGGAACAGGAAGGAGCAATTTAAAAGGACGGGGCGTATTGGTGGCTGTATTAGACAGCGGAATTGCGTATGAAAGCCGGGACTTTCGTCATGAAGACGGGAGTACCCGGATTTTAAATTTATGGGATCAGACGATACCGGGAAATCCGCCGAAAGGTTACGGGAGGGGAACGGAATACACAAAGGTGCAGATTGACGAGGCGCTTCGGTTGCAGAATCCGGAAGAACGAAGGCAGAGGATTCCAAGTTCGGATTTTTCGGGACACGGGACTCCGGTTGCAGCGATCGCAGCCGGAAATGGGGGAGGGCGTGGAACTGCTTATGCAGGAGTCGCACCGGAATCGGATCTGCTGGTGGTGAAGCTTGGAAATGCAAGACAGGAAGGGTTTCCCAGAACCACCGAACTGATGATGGGATTAAATTATGTAGTAGAAAAGGCTCTGGAGTACAGGCGTCCGGTGGCAGTGAATTTAAGTTTCGGAAATACTTATGGAGCACATGATGGAAATAGTTTACTGGAGCGTTTTATAGATGATTTATCAAATTATTGGAAATCTGTGATCTGTGTGGGCAGCGGAAATGAGGGGAATTCTGCAGGACATACGGCTGTTCAACTGGAAACGGGCCGCTCGCAGGAGGTACAGTTTGCGGTATCGGCAGGAGAACCGGTGTTGAATGTGCAGATCTGGAAAAATTATACAGATGAGATCGAGATTGTACTGGAGAGTCCGTCCGGTCAAAGAGCAGGGCCGATTCAGGAAAGACTCGGAACGCAGCGGCTGACGCTGGATGGCACAGAAATCCTGCTGTACTACGGGAAACCCAGTCCGTACAGTACCAACCAGGAGATTTATCTGGATTTTCTGTCGGCAAATGCATACGTAGCGGATGGAATCTGGAAAATTTATCTGATTCCGCGAAAGCTTGTGCTGGGAACGGTGGCATTCTGGCTGCCGTCACAGGCGGTGTTGAATCGGGAAACTGCCTTTTTATTTCCACGGCAGAATACAACTTTGACCATCCCGTCCACAGCGCAGAGGGTGATCACGGTGGGCGCTTACGATGCCCGGACACTGTCTTATGCAGATTTCTCGGGAAGAGGAAGTGTCAGTCAGCTCGTGCGTGCGGAAGAAACAACAGCGATCGGAGGATGGAAGCCCGATCTGTGTGCGCCGGGAGTGGGAGTCGTAACTCTGGCATCCGCCGGGATTTATCGGGAATTCAGCGGGACCTCCTTCGCGACACCTTTTGTAACGGGCAGTGCAGCTCTTTTGATGGAATGGGGGATTGTGCGCGGAAATGATCCTTTTTTATATGGGGAAAAGGTGAAAGCTTATTTAAGAAGAGGGGCGAAGGCGCTGCCGGAGATGGAGCGGGTGCCGGATAACCGGGAGGGGTTTGGGCGGTTGTGTTTGGAGGGAAGTTTGCCAGGATGA
- the glf gene encoding UDP-galactopyranose mutase encodes MKQYDYLIVGAGLYGAVAAHELTKKGKSCLVIDRRDHIAGNVYTEEIEGINVHKYGAHIFHTSNKEIWDYINQFAEFNNYINSPVAIYKDELYNLPFNMNTFSKMWNIKTPQEAKDMIAKQVAETGITEPKNLEEQALSLGGKDVYEKLIKGYTEKQWGRDCKDLPAFIIKRLPFRFTYNNNYFNDRYQGIPIGGYTAIVEKMLEGCEVRTGVDFFEFRKENPDIADQIIFTGMIDEYFQYKLGALEYRMVRFETEVLDCENYQGNAVVNYTAREVPYTRIIEHKHFEFGTQPKTVISREYSSEWTVGKEPYYPVNNEKNDALFAEYQKLAAEEKNIHFGGRLGNYKYYDMDKVIEAALQAVAEL; translated from the coding sequence AAAATCCTGTCTGGTGATCGACAGAAGAGATCACATTGCAGGAAATGTATATACGGAGGAAATCGAGGGAATCAATGTGCACAAATATGGCGCACACATTTTCCACACCTCCAATAAAGAAATCTGGGATTACATCAATCAGTTCGCAGAATTTAACAACTACATCAACTCACCGGTTGCAATCTATAAAGATGAACTGTACAATCTTCCATTTAACATGAACACATTCAGTAAAATGTGGAATATCAAAACTCCGCAGGAAGCCAAGGATATGATCGCAAAACAGGTGGCAGAGACAGGCATTACGGAGCCGAAAAACTTAGAGGAACAGGCATTGTCTCTGGGTGGAAAAGATGTCTATGAAAAGCTGATCAAGGGATATACGGAGAAGCAGTGGGGAAGAGACTGCAAGGATCTTCCGGCGTTTATCATCAAGCGTCTTCCTTTCCGTTTTACGTACAACAACAACTATTTTAATGACCGGTATCAGGGAATTCCGATCGGAGGATACACTGCCATCGTAGAAAAGATGCTGGAAGGCTGTGAAGTTCGTACCGGTGTGGATTTCTTCGAGTTCAGAAAAGAAAATCCGGATATTGCAGATCAGATCATCTTTACCGGAATGATCGATGAATATTTCCAGTATAAGCTGGGAGCGCTGGAGTACCGTATGGTTCGGTTTGAAACAGAAGTGCTGGACTGCGAGAATTATCAGGGAAATGCGGTTGTCAATTATACAGCAAGAGAAGTTCCGTACACACGAATCATTGAACACAAGCATTTTGAATTCGGAACCCAGCCGAAAACTGTGATCTCCAGAGAGTATTCTTCCGAGTGGACCGTAGGAAAAGAGCCATATTATCCGGTCAACAATGAAAAGAATGATGCATTATTTGCAGAATATCAGAAACTGGCAGCAGAGGAAAAGAATATACATTTCGGTGGAAGACTTGGTAACTATAAATACTATGATATGGATAAAGTAATCGAGGCTGCACTTCAGGCAGTGGCTGAGCTGTAA
- a CDS encoding glycosyltransferase family 2 protein, with product MKYISFAIPCYNSAEYMEHAIQSILPAGEDVEIIVVNDGSKDETAEIAARYEKEYPTIVKAVNKENGGHGDAVNVGLDHATGLYYKVVDSDDWVDEEALFKILDVVKSFVEQKKEVDMVISNYVYEKVGMEHKKVIHYRNVLPQNEIFRWDDIGRFHLDQYILMHSVLYRTELLKLCQLRLPKHTFYVDNIYVYYPLPHVRTLYYIDVDFYRYYIGREDQSVNEKVMISRIDQQLFVTRSMIDMYQLKKIKSKKLRKYMLNYLAIMMTVSSILCIRSKNPENLRKKRELWQYLKDRDGKTFLRIRYGILGQTMNIPGRPGRKISSMAYSVARRLIGFN from the coding sequence ATGAAGTATATATCATTTGCAATCCCCTGCTATAATTCCGCTGAATATATGGAACATGCGATTCAGTCTATTTTACCGGCAGGAGAAGACGTAGAGATTATTGTGGTAAATGACGGATCGAAGGATGAGACTGCGGAGATTGCCGCACGCTATGAGAAGGAATATCCGACGATTGTAAAGGCAGTCAATAAGGAAAATGGCGGACATGGAGATGCAGTCAATGTAGGACTGGATCATGCTACTGGTCTGTATTATAAAGTAGTGGACAGTGATGACTGGGTAGACGAAGAAGCCCTGTTCAAGATTCTGGATGTGGTGAAATCATTTGTGGAGCAAAAGAAGGAAGTGGACATGGTGATTTCCAACTATGTCTATGAAAAGGTTGGAATGGAGCATAAAAAGGTGATCCATTATCGAAATGTGCTTCCGCAGAATGAGATTTTCCGATGGGATGATATCGGAAGATTCCATCTGGATCAGTACATTCTGATGCATTCTGTTTTATATCGGACAGAATTGTTGAAACTTTGCCAGTTGCGTTTGCCGAAACATACATTCTATGTGGACAATATTTATGTATATTATCCGTTGCCACATGTGCGGACGTTATATTATATTGATGTGGATTTTTACAGATATTATATCGGAAGAGAAGACCAGTCTGTCAATGAAAAGGTTATGATCAGCCGGATCGACCAGCAGTTGTTTGTGACCAGATCCATGATCGATATGTACCAGTTAAAGAAGATCAAGAGCAAGAAACTGCGGAAATATATGTTGAATTATCTGGCAATCATGATGACGGTTTCCTCGATTCTCTGTATTCGTTCTAAGAATCCGGAGAACCTGAGAAAGAAGAGAGAACTGTGGCAGTATCTGAAGGACAGAGACGGAAAGACGTTCTTAAGGATCCGGTACGGAATCCTTGGTCAGACCATGAATATTCCGGGACGTCCGGGAAGAAAGATTTCTTCGATGGCATATTCTGTGGCGAGAAGACTGATCGGATTTAATTAA
- a CDS encoding GtrA family protein — protein sequence MDNKTTLMQQIIRFAFVGGGAFVIDYGVMIFLTEVGGLNYLISSAISFTVSVIFNYIMSVKWVFNVSGERSQTQDFAVFIVLSVIGLGINSLIMWIAVDKFHIFYMISKIGATAIVMVYNFITRKIFLENGK from the coding sequence TTGGACAACAAAACAACATTAATGCAACAGATCATCCGCTTTGCCTTTGTGGGAGGTGGTGCATTCGTAATCGATTATGGCGTCATGATCTTCCTGACGGAAGTAGGCGGACTGAATTATCTGATCTCCAGTGCCATTTCATTTACGGTTTCGGTTATCTTTAATTACATCATGAGTGTGAAATGGGTCTTCAACGTATCCGGGGAACGCAGCCAGACACAGGATTTTGCGGTCTTTATCGTACTCAGTGTGATCGGGCTGGGGATTAATTCTCTGATCATGTGGATTGCAGTGGACAAGTTTCATATTTTCTATATGATCTCTAAGATCGGGGCAACGGCGATCGTGATGGTTTATAATTTCATTACGAGAAAGATTTTTCTGGAAAACGGAAAATAA
- a CDS encoding AbrB/MazE/SpoVT family DNA-binding domain-containing protein, whose product MQTQIKNWGNSQGVRLPKQILEAANMEVDEVIDIEVKEGKIILQKTFRHKTLEERAEVFGGELNLDGEYDWGEPVGREVW is encoded by the coding sequence ATGCAAACACAAATAAAAAATTGGGGAAACAGTCAGGGGGTTCGCCTGCCAAAACAAATACTGGAAGCGGCAAATATGGAGGTAGATGAAGTGATTGATATTGAAGTGAAAGAAGGAAAGATCATTTTGCAAAAAACATTTCGTCATAAGACGCTGGAAGAACGTGCAGAGGTGTTTGGCGGTGAACTGAACCTGGACGGAGAATATGACTGGGGCGAACCGGTCGGAAGAGAGGTTTGGTAA
- a CDS encoding alanine/glycine:cation symporter family protein has product MENLNAIVTAVDDFVWGPVMLLLLVGTGVFLTIRTGFLTWRNLGYALKNTLSKEARTKSRGEGDVSPFSALTTALAATIGTGNIVGVATAMVSGGPGALVWMWISAAFGLTSKFSECMLAIKYREVNAKGEMSGGPMYTMKKGLKNKTFGATLAWLFALFAVIASFGIGNMTQGNSIASALHATFAVPTWMTGIIITILSLLIIVGGIKSISKVSSVVVPVMAIFYVICGVIVILGNLSNLPTGLAMIFKMAFSVKAVGGGMCGSIVASMMSAMRFGVARGVFSNEAGMGSAAITAAAATTDNPVRQGYINMTGTFWDTIVVCTITGLAIASSGVLGMTDAAGELLTGSDVTIAAFETILGSAGGWLVTIGITLFAFSTILGWEYHGEKAFEYLLGTHRYNMIYRVVFSMVVYVGCTQTLSLVWNFSDIANALMAIPNLICMLLLSGEIAKDIKAFQPEIRGKK; this is encoded by the coding sequence ATGGAAAATTTAAATGCAATCGTAACGGCAGTGGATGATTTCGTCTGGGGACCGGTGATGCTGCTTCTATTGGTAGGAACCGGAGTGTTCCTGACGATTCGGACCGGATTTCTGACCTGGAGAAATCTGGGTTATGCGTTGAAAAACACGCTGAGCAAAGAAGCCAGGACAAAGAGCAGAGGCGAGGGCGATGTGTCCCCATTCTCGGCACTGACGACGGCTCTTGCGGCAACCATTGGTACCGGTAACATTGTAGGAGTGGCAACAGCCATGGTCTCCGGTGGCCCTGGGGCACTGGTCTGGATGTGGATTTCGGCAGCTTTCGGCCTGACTTCAAAATTCAGTGAATGTATGTTGGCAATTAAGTATCGCGAGGTCAACGCTAAAGGTGAGATGAGTGGAGGCCCGATGTATACCATGAAAAAGGGGCTGAAAAATAAAACATTCGGAGCAACATTGGCGTGGCTGTTCGCGTTGTTTGCAGTGATTGCATCCTTTGGTATCGGAAACATGACGCAGGGAAATTCCATTGCCAGTGCCTTACATGCGACCTTTGCCGTTCCAACCTGGATGACTGGAATTATCATTACGATTTTATCTTTGCTGATCATTGTGGGCGGTATCAAATCCATTTCAAAAGTATCATCGGTTGTCGTACCGGTGATGGCGATTTTTTATGTGATCTGCGGAGTAATCGTGATTCTCGGAAATCTGTCCAATCTTCCGACAGGTTTGGCTATGATCTTTAAAATGGCATTTTCTGTCAAGGCAGTCGGCGGCGGAATGTGTGGTTCTATCGTAGCATCTATGATGAGCGCGATGAGATTCGGTGTGGCACGAGGTGTATTCTCCAATGAAGCAGGAATGGGCTCGGCAGCGATCACGGCAGCAGCGGCAACGACCGATAATCCGGTGCGGCAGGGCTATATCAACATGACCGGAACCTTCTGGGATACGATCGTTGTCTGCACGATTACCGGACTGGCGATTGCATCGTCCGGTGTACTTGGAATGACCGATGCGGCGGGAGAACTGCTGACAGGTTCCGATGTGACGATCGCCGCATTTGAGACGATTCTGGGCTCGGCAGGCGGATGGCTTGTGACGATTGGAATCACGCTGTTTGCATTTTCCACGATTTTAGGATGGGAGTATCACGGAGAAAAAGCGTTTGAATATTTGCTGGGAACTCACAGATATAACATGATCTATCGTGTGGTATTTTCGATGGTCGTATATGTGGGATGTACACAGACTCTGAGTCTGGTCTGGAATTTCTCGGATATTGCAAATGCATTGATGGCAATCCCGAACCTGATCTGTATGCTGTTGCTGAGTGGGGAGATTGCAAAAGATATTAAGGCGTTCCAACCAGAAATCCGAGGGAAAAAATGA
- a CDS encoding type II toxin-antitoxin system PemK/MazF family toxin, which translates to MTEALHQGEIIKIEKIRHPVLVVSKNFFNETGEIIGCPIFRAGTQSPLHIRVQTKEVEGYVQCEKLALLDMRQRGFSMIACIKMREIIEITDAIQGIFDYV; encoded by the coding sequence ATGACAGAAGCGTTACATCAGGGCGAAATTATAAAGATTGAAAAGATAAGGCATCCGGTTTTGGTAGTCAGTAAGAATTTTTTTAATGAGACCGGAGAAATCATAGGTTGTCCGATATTTAGAGCGGGAACACAGAGTCCGTTACATATTCGAGTACAAACAAAAGAGGTGGAAGGATATGTGCAGTGTGAAAAGCTGGCACTGCTGGATATGCGGCAAAGAGGATTTTCTATGATTGCCTGTATTAAAATGAGGGAGATCATTGAGATTACAGATGCAATTCAGGGTATTTTTGATTATGTCTGA